The Plasmodium knowlesi strain H genome assembly, chromosome: 12 sequence GTAGATCCTCGTGCCCGTCGAAGTGAATTCATTGATTATGCAAACAgcgagaaaggaaaaaaaatggtgaaacaAGTTGTACGATATGGATACGGAATCATCTCCATCGCCATGAGAAGGATCCTTGTTAATATTGTTATACAAGTTATTCGAAGGATCGTACAAGGCCTCATCCACATGCTACGACGGAGATGATCCTTCACGAAAGACTAAACCGTGAACGTTCATACCGCGATAATATCTCATTCAAAATGCACTTCTCCTATATACTTGTTAACTAACCAAActgtgaagaagaagactACTTCAAGGAAACGCGTCCTTCGAAAGAACCGAGGATTTTCCTGAAAAAGTATGCAGGCAAGAAGAAGCGCTGTCGTTTCTTCTCCTCGTAGATGATGCCCTTAACTAGTTTGCTCTTGTCGGCGTTCCAGATTAGCTGTGTGGGGAAGAGGTGgtgttgttgttggtggtggatGGTATagcatcatatatatatttatatacaatcgGGAGAAAACTATCCGAAGAATCAgctaacatatatatatatatatatatatatatatatatatatatatatatatatatatatatatatatatatatatatatatatgagtaGACCATCTCATGGAATAGCACAGTTCAAATGGATAGCCACAGGAAGGAAGAACCTAAAAATAGTCGTCACTCCGCTTTTCGCTGCTCGATGAACTTACCTCTGCCGTGTAGTAGACACGCCTGTCCTCATGCTCCACAGTCCAAGTTAAGTAATAATTGCTGTAGGACCATGTGCCTTGCAAATCGTCAGGCATCTTCACTGTCCCATTTTCGTTTATGTggatgaaaaaggaagactTCTTTTGTAAGAGAAAATTGAACGTTGTGATTTCCCATCGGCAGTTCTTTAGGGGGTGCACTTCTGTACTCTCCTCTCGGTTTGTCTTAAGTAGTCCCCACCTGtttactaatttttttacatcatCTTTCCAGTTCATCAAAATGGATGCACTTGGCAAAGATGACCGCTTAAGCATTGCGGGGTCGACTTTATGATCCTCCCTGGGAGAGTGAAACTGGGGGATTTTTAACAGAGGGGTACGTTCCCCTTTCCAACCCATGTTTTTACGTCCACCTTCAAATCCACGTTCGTAAGGATGTCGCAGAGGGGTCAGGAGAGACGAATCAACCGTGAGGTGGTGGTACCCCTTCAAGCTTCTCCCCTCCGATAAGATGAATATCTTCACATTGTACAGGATAAACAAAAGTGTTGTCAGGACGAAAGAGAGGGTCGTCCCCCTGGTTGGAAGGTACCTCATCTTGATCATCTTGATCATCTTGTGGGAGAAAATTGGCAAGGGCACGATTACGATGATGCCCTTCACTCCTACGTGTGTGCAAATGTGTGTGGGGCGAGGCAGAGAAGGAAACTGCAAAGGGAAAGTACTCCTCTGTGGGTAAACCTTACGCGAAGGAATCAAAATCAATGtggcacagaaaaaaaaaataaaatagtaataataaaatagctaacttttttgtatgaacggTACAGGTGAATATGCACAAATTAgcgaaaaaaggggaaaaaaaaagaaaaaaatatgaacagaaaaaaaaaaaaaaaaaaaaaaaagctaaacAGAGCAACAACTTGACAACACTTGAGTTGCGCTAGTCACATGTCGTCCAAGTCCGTCTCTGATTCTACGCCATAAGTATCAATATATTTATTGTTGTGGAGAATTTCCCCAGATTTTCGTTTCAACTCTTCATCCCGCAACTCCTGCATATCCTCCTCACTGAGGCACGCAAAGATCTTATCCACCTTAAAGCCTTCGTAGTCaaatagctttttttttttgacagaCTTCCTTTCTTTGTTTATATCCTTTATCCTTCTTCCGTTCTTATCATACTTGTGCTTTAATGCGTACTGGTAGTTTTTCCTCcgctttatttccttctggTCGATTTTGCGAGCCCACAGGGGGGGGCTGGATGAAGTGGTAGTAAGCCTATTGGTAGACCTACTTATAGAAGTAGTGGAAGGGATACTGGTTGATCTGGCGTGCGTGCCAGGTAGTATCTCCCACCTGCGAACCCTCTGCGCAGCTCCAACTCCTGTTCGTCCTGCACACCTTCCGTGTGTACAGGGATCACCTCCACTTGGGGAGAAGTTCAAATGGTTGTTCCGCCACTGTGTAGTTCTGTCCACGCGGTAAGCGCCATTGATAAGGCCTCTCCCACTAGGGCATGTCTTATTTCCCCGTTTTGTATTTCCCACCAAGtggctcaaaaaaaaagtttgccTTGCTCTGCTTTTACATTCAGTggtggagaagaaaaaggtaaagagGATGGCCAAGCATTTAGCCGCCAATCCGACGTTCCTCCggttcataattttgtgGCATTCGCGCGCCAAGAGGGGGCAAAAAACGGAAATATGGAAGAGAGtcccaaaagggaaaactcATATGACATAAGGTCAAGTGGGCTAGATAAACATGTCGtgatgtggaagaaaaaagagagaaaaaaaaaaaaaaaaaaaaaaaagggctatCCCAAAATTGCTCAACTGACTAACACCTCTTCATAACTTCAACGTAAATGCAAAGAGATCCATgcgaaggaaaatatttaacGAAACAAACTGcttcaaaaataaaagctaGTTTATGCCAAGCATCATTCAGTTAAAACCGGCACCACGTGAAATGATCCTCGCTAAGCGATGCGCATGGCATATCTGatacgtttaaaaaaaaaaaaaaaaaaaaaaaaagagaaaaaaaaaacctgtTACGCAACACGTTACGCGCCTTGTTACACGCACACACAACCCGTTCACCCTTACAGTAACAATGATAAAAGTGGGACTCCCTTTCGTTCATTCTAGCAATGGACCGCGTACGCCAGGACATGAGCTAAGTACAAATTTCACACGGGGGATGCAACACATTAATGACCCATCCGTCAGTACAGTACCcaccacgtttcagaagagcAAAAAGGATGGTCCATATTTACGTAGGGTCTCTGCCAGACCGAGCTGCTTGACGGAGCGACTCTTGTTGCATACGACACTAAGCAAGGGCTCCTGCAgatgttgcttttttttttttttttttttttttttcatctgttGACTCCTCCACATACGGATAACTCGCAACAGCTAGAAAGCGTCGAAGGAGAAGTGCATCTTGCTTGCTGCACCCTTCACTTTATGATCGGACAAATTCGGGGAGGCTTCGTAGACctgcaaaaagggaagtgCGTCGTGCAAGGTCAGAGGCGATACGTAAGAAGGGGAGCACGATATGTGGATACATGTTGAACAGTTCACCCACCGCTTCGACCGCCTTCCTCGTGTAGTTCGTCCCTACGCCCTTCAGACCTGTCAGGAAAAGGCGAAAAGAAGGGCCAATGAAGGGGTAATTAATGGGGTAATTAATGGGGTAATTAATGGGGTAATTAATGGGGGGCTAAATGGCGCATCTGCGAAATGGCgccaaaaggaggaaaaggcgTACGTCCAGCGCACCTAAGTAATATATCTTGGTTATTTCCGCTCCATAGTTTTCGCACACGTAGAGAGTCAGATGGCTCACGTTGAACAGGGAGGTCACCTACGCACGGGGGAGGGGAGTGGAgattaaaatggaaagaaatggTGCAAAGCAAAATCAAGGCAAAGGAAAGGGGGCACAGAATGATTCccccaattttttcttaatagcAGGATAACCACCACTGAAAATTGCCACCAGGAAAAGACGCACCTTTAGCGGGTACTCTACCGACCCGTGGTAGTCCTCCGTAAGGTCCAGCTCCTGTACACACTTGAAGTCGTGAATGCTAACacgggagaaggaaaaggggcgCGGACTCACGCCAATGCATTTGCATCAAGTGAACCGATTTGCAAATTTTGTGGCGTACACATTTGCTAGCAATCCACATGATTCTTCTCTAGTGGGAAGGTAagttattccctttttctaaaaaaaaatgaagttactTCTCAAAGTCGATGTCCTCACGGTTGGAGTAAATTTTAATCTTTTTCGGGTagcttccttcttcccctccaaTGAGGAACAGACTGACGACCTGGGGAGTGTACAGTGGAATTTATGGATGGGTGCAAATACGTTGGGTTCATTCCATGCAGAACTCACTACACATACAAGCATAAGGAGGGCGTcactacacatatacaacaTAACGCTGCCACGGGCAACGGGCAGTTCTTCTCGCAGACGTATCCTCTACCTTGCACGGGCTAGTGAAAGGAATGTTAATTATCTGatggggaaggaaatggGGAAATACCATGAGATGTGTTAAAATGGGGATAAGAGCAATGATACTGAGGGAAGCGAAGTTTGTAGGAGAGTACACACATGTGCCGATTCCCTGCTTAGACACAGCCGTACCAACTCATGGTCCGCGTCGCTCTCACAGTATGCAGGGGACAGTCTGTCATCATATTGCTTCAGAATTTTCCTGCATGACCCGGACACCtttgaaggggggggaaaaaaaaagggaaaatcgTGTTGCGAATAAATGGTGAACATGTCGAAATAGTATTAAGCAATGAGAGCGCTTTGTGTAGGTTGCCATTCCAGGAGGAATTCCATCTCCACCACCACCCCCCTCACACATATACAATTGCCCTGCCAACACGTTTACCTGCTCATTCAGCGCAGTGACCTTTTCGATGTCCATATATTTGAGCAGGAACTCCCCACCCCTCAACACCTCGTCGGCGTCCTTACACCCACATCCCTCGTGGTGCGAAATAGGCATGGTAGGATCGGTTCACTTTGATCTGAATGCTGTGAGTTGCGCAGTGGGGGAGAGCCACTCTCTCCGTGGGGGATGCCAGagagatttttttccctattttttattttatgcgTAGGTGAAAATGGGAAGTAATTTCACCCCCTCTACAGAGctgtactttaaaaaaaaaaaaaaattcctacgAATGGTTAATGtggcacagaaaaaaaaaataaaatagtaataataaaatagctaacttttttgtatgaacggttcaggtgaaaatgcacaaatacgggaaaaaaaaaaaaaaaaaaaaaaaaaaatatgaacagaaaaaaaaagagaaaaaagaaaaaaaattcaaatgtacaaatggtTCAATTGGTACATGTGGTATACAATAAAAATCGGGGCGGCAGAAAGCCAAAAGGATTCGCCAGATCTTTGAAGGGTTGTTACAAATGAGATGACGCGTAGAGCGTATTTCACCCCGTTTAGCCAAGCGGGGGTGAACAGGTGTGGCTCTTGCTCAAAGAATAAAGGGGATTTTCTTCCTATTCCCGTGGAGGACACGGAGGAGGATTTTATCCTCGGCAGGCCGACACCAAGAGTACGCATGTTCTCTCTTGTTAAAGGTGTGGTTCTTCTCCGCATGGTCTGCTCGTGTGCAGGTCGATTTCCCCTTCCACGTGTAACTCCCCGTCTTGCCTCTCATTAACGGAATAAGTAGATAAGAGTCAGACGGGCGCAGGAGGTTAAGGCGATGTAAACACGACAGCATCAAGCCTAAGCAGGAGTAGTTACcagttcctcctccttcctcgtcttcctcttcctctgtaTCAATTCTCAATGGAGCACTTGCGTGTAGGTTTATCAACGCAACTTTGCTAGTATCTGATAGACACTCTCGAAACAAACCCACATGGTAATATAACCGGGCCCTCCACATTAAAAGTTCCGCCAAGGAGTGATACTCTCGATGACTGAGACAGTGATTTATGCAGAGGTTTAATCTCTTTATAACTGATGATAGTGAATGGTGTACGTTCCCTTCAAGGATGTAATTCTCCTCGACCACATCTTTGGCCCGCATGACTGTCTCCTCTTCGCTTAACAGGAAAGATAAAAACCGTTCTTCACATTTCAGTAGTGTGTGAGGCAAGATGTCGTCAGCGACTGTGTTCCCCTCCTTATCCGCATGACTTGTAGAGTATCTGATGGGAGAAGAATCCTTCGTCGCAAGGTCAACCACCCCCCCCATAGGGCTCCGCGTTCCTATTTCCTTTTGTGCATTGGCCAGCCATATATCCGCACTATTCAATTCGCCTAACCGCATGACGTGGTGAATCCGTTGATcgcctgaacaagtcagcACGAAACAAGCGGCCTTCGCCATGCACAGGCTAGcggaaagggagaaatagTTCGCCTTCAAAAGTCCACTAAACCTACGTAATTGCACAAGGTGCTCCATAAAATTGGAGTAATAAAAAACATTACGCATAAACCCCATTCTACAGTTTATCATACATAgcatgttcatattttcgagaaaaattattaacaacGTATGGTCACTGATACAGGGGATGGTATTCCATCTGTCCCAAAGACATCTGACCAATCTGATCTCAAAAGAGTGTTTTTTCATCTCTTccttaaagagggaaaaaaaaactcctcttATGTTTCTTCCCCTCGGCCTACCCTTCAATACAGCTGCTTTTTCTCTACTAAATTGTCCTCTAAATATATGGAGCAAAATGGAGTGAAGGAGGTAGCTATAGAGAAGACAACTCCTCTCTTCCCGCGTCGGTATCTGCACAGATGGAGACCCACAATGCTCAATTCTcataaagtaaaaataaactaAATTGAACAAACTTCCAATGTTAAATGGATTATAATTTAGGGAGTCTTTCACCAGACGGAGAAAAGCTTTATTaaccttttcgtttttctgaCCCCAATGGATCACTTCCTTCAGAAGAAGACTACTCtccttttgtaaaattaTTGACTTAGTATACCTGTTTCGAGCTCCTTCTACCCATGAAGTCGGACTGTCTACGTTGGTCAAAATTTTGTCACTCCCAATGTGATACTTACTGGTCATCCGGTCATAACCAATTAGGAatcctctttttctctttcctacTCGACCGTATGTATTCATACGCTTCATCGTGCTATTCGttgttctgtttttcctttgttaCTAATTATCACTTCAGAGGGGGGAGGAGTGGAAAGGAGGCAAACACACAGGTTCGCCTTCTCCCCCCATGAACCAAGCGCTGATCACAACTGCGTGGAGAGGGCGGACGTTCAACGAAGAGGTCTGGCCTCCCACAGAATGTGTTACCACgtataggaaaaaataaaaataaaaataaaataataataataataataataataataataataataataataataataaatataaatataataaataaaataaaaaatgctcacaaaaataatgatatTCAGGGGGAATGGTTTCTACAAAAAAGCTGATTCCTCTCGTAAAATGCAACAAACGGAGCCCACTGTTCCGTCGCACCACAAGGTGAGTGAATCCATTCTTTATCAGGTATCCCACTACAGAGAGAGAGTAGTCCCCGTTGGAGCAccttcattttgaaaatatttcctcctgCACCATCTTTAAAATAATCGTTGCGTAAATTATGTATAGGTAATATGTGTGCACGTCCCCTACAAACGGATAggtgttgcttttttttttttttttttttttttttttttctgtttctgcGCACTCGCCCAACGTTAAGAAGGACATGTTGAACCATCCAACACCATCACTGTGAAGGAGGGAAGCCTCACATACACGCTGTGCATCTGCATGCCTAACGCGCACTGATGTATCTCCTCCACCACGTGACTTAACTCGTCTCTGCGATGTGGGTGatattgattttttttttttttttgcctgacttgttcagctattttcaaaatggtcAGGTAAAATTGCAACAAAGAAGAACTGCTCAGGGGTCGAAACGCAATGGAATGAAGTTTGTTATCGGAAGTGTGGGAGAACTCCGCAGATTCATCCACCCCTATATTGCAAACATGGGGCAAGACTATCATAAGAGCTTCGCATAACCCTGTGAGGGCCTTCTCCAAAAGATGCTCATTGGTAAATCTTTTTAAGTTTTCTTCGGAGAGGGGGATTTCATCGTCTTCCTCTCCGCAGTTGAGAGGAGCCAGCCCCTCGTTGACCATCAACCTGTGTACAGTGTTAAGTAAAAATCGTAATAGCTCTATGTGTCGCTTCTTCGGAATGGGCTCAGTGGCCGTGCTGTACACGTACACGTAGTGTATGGCTTGAGACAAGGATGTGATGGACGATAGGCATGACGAGGACAGGATGCACCGTTCGACCATCAATTGGAACAACTCCTTGTCGTGCAGTCCCAGATTCAGCAGGCCCCTCCAGACGGTGATTGCGTTGGCGATTCGTATGGTAGCCGTCTCCACGTTTTCCCCCTGCACATTTTCCGCCCGAGCGTTTTCCTCCTGCACATTTTCCCCCTGCACATTTGCGGTTTCTTCCCCTCCGCGCAGCAGTCGCTTCACCCTGCGCAACACCGCTCCCCCAACATCGTCAAACTTCAAACCCACCGCCTCCATTGCCTCTCGGGAGTAATTCTCCTTGCTGAGACACTCCACCAGAACGGCAATTTCCCCCATGCTCATTTCTTCAATAAAGGGATACAAATGAGGGAGAACGATTTTTAGAATCTGAACAAagtagaaaatttttttctcatccacTGTGGTGCATTTTGCGAAGGAAGGGAATATTTTCCCACTCCCATGTAGGAAGTTTATTAAGAGATCTTTGTTTCTGTACAAATCGCTAGCTGCAAGAATCTTTTCCGTTAAGGAATTTACGAAGTGATAGTAAATCTTCCAGGATagcttcccttccttcccttccttctcttccttcgcGGTCAGAGTCGCGCACAGGTTGGAGATTGATGTGAGGAGACTTGTGCAGCTGGCCGCTGAGAGGGTGTGCTCGTAATTTGGGTAATGACTCACCAAGAGTTGCAGCACCTCCGCCGGGGGAATTTTGCGAACTTTCGTGAAGAGATTCGTCAGCCGACTGATATGGTGGCCCACGTTGGGCAAAGCAACGACAGAGGAGGAAGCTCTGAAGATGACATTGCTGAAATTTGAAAACATCAAACGGGAAAGTTCCTCCCTCTGTCTCTCCTCCCTCACAGAGGCATAAGCAGAGAGGATCAACCAAAACGTTTCCACGCAGCTAAAAGAACTCAACTGTGCCACTTTACTAAGACACGATTTTTCAAAAACTACATCTTCTATGTTCATACGTTTAAATGCattaaagagaaaagaaaaagacttGTGCCCAAAggttgaaaatatttttaaggaTCTCAACTTGATGATATCAAAAAGGGCCCTGTCTCGGATATCATAACTTGCGTAGCAGTAAAGAATGGTAGATATCTGTATATGGTTGTACGTGTCAATATATGTTTTCACCCcagttgttattttttcaaaaatctTCATGAGTACACACTCTGggggagagaaggaaaaatagggGGAAGAATCCCCTCCACTACCACTTCgccctttcttccttatgATGAGTTTTTTGTTTCTACTTAACGTTAGGCATACGAAAGGTAGGTCCTTCCCCCTACATTTGTCTAGTTCTTTGTACATCTGGGTAAACATATGAACACTTTGTTTTCCTATCCTTCGTAACATATCGCTTTCCCCTGGTCCtacattcttcttctcctttgtaTACAGCACaaacgaaaatgaaacattTAGTAGTCTCGCCAAATGGTTAACGCACAATTTTCCATTCTTCTCCCCACCTTGCAGTACTCGGCTGTGTAAAAGCTCATCCAAGAAAGACAAACTTAAGAGCGACGTTTTTTCATATGCGGTTAATATGTTAACCAGCTGGATTATGTTTAAGTCATTTTTTACCATCACTATGTGTTCTTCAAAATGACTGAAAAGATGGTAATACTTTTGTAGGCCCAATTTGGATacattaaaaaggaggagactCATTCCCAGAAGGCTGTACTCGGCCGCGCGCCTGTGCTGGATTCGCTGGACCATTCGGGGCAGGAGCTGTTCCTCGGGCGCGTCGCCATCATCACCGCTGCGCTCTACGCCCACGACGGTGGCATCATTGCCCTCTTCCACCACGCCATGTTCACTCATGCGATTGCTGCTGCGATTGCTGTTAAGGTTGCTGTTAAGGTTACTGCTAAAGTTACTGCTAAAGTTACTGCTAAAGTTACTGCTAAAGTTACTGCTAAAGTTACTGTTAATGTTACTGCTAATGTTACTGCTAATGTTACTGCTAAAGTTACTGCTAATATTACTGTTGTGAGCACCGCTACTATCATCGTTACCCCCTTCTGGCGCGCTGCGCAGTTTGGCCAAACTGTTCACCAAAAGACATACGTAGTGAGGGGAGTGACGCTCAAAGTAGGAGTCCCCCTCTCCcatcaacttcttcttcgccTCGTCCAAAAAGTAGGCGCTCCGGAAGTGCATACGCCCCAAGGCGTTTATCAGAGCACACATGTGCACGAGATCAAATTCCCTAAGACGCAAAATGCACCGATTTAGTACCTCACTGATAAGGCgatcatttttataatccGTCTGTgaaaggaaggtaaaaaaaagcgtAATCATCTGCGGGCTAATATTCTTTTCGCTCACtcttatttttacttctcTACAATATTTATTCCAAAGAGAaagatcatttttttcttttttattttttgcactttttttaattaactcGAAAAATGTGTTGTTATTATCGGGGAATGTCTCTTGTGCCTTCACAGGGTGGGGTGATTTCTGCCATTTTGTTGAATCCCTTTCCACAATGGGCATGGCCTTAAAGCGGGAGATTGTACTCGTGGGGCTGTATTCAAAGTTCGTTGAGACATACCTATTTTGCGAGATTTTTCTCCAagccttcttcttccaatcGCGGGTGAGTTGTGCCCCAATCGACTTCTTCATGTTTTTCTGATAGGGATGGAGAGAGCAACTAATTCGCATCAGTCCGCTTTTTTACCCCCTTGGGTATTTACATCACTCTTTAATGACATCCCGTTGAAGCTCCATTGCGTTCATAATTTCCCTTCTGTCGCTTAAaggatttgtttttttcgcgAAATGCGCCATTCCACATGCTTCCCAAGAAAATGTCGTAACGTTTCAGGGAAAACTAACCGAGGAGCGCGAGCTCTACATAAACACcatgtatattatatatatatatatgtatatccgTGCGAACATACACGCTTTCACCATCATTAATTTGGTTAAGAAATTCCATTCGAACTTTTAGCCTTGCCACCTGTTTTGTAGAGCGCCTGTATGTGTAGCAGGAGGTGCAAATAAAGTTGGGCCCATCGCACAACGGTGCGTGCAAACGGGAACGGGGCCCTGCCTTAATGGAATATTGCATTGGgggtctccattttttttcccaattggGCACGAGCGGCTAAATTGGGAAACGTCTTTGGTCGACCCACGAGTAAGAATAAATGTAAGTGATCATGCACATGTTCGTAAGTACATGCACGCATGTACATCCTTATTCATGGCTTCTACACACTTGTACGTGATTCCACGCCCAGTTTAACCCCCAgtgaggagggaaaaatggaCCAACAGCGGGGGGAGATACCTCAGAAAGCATTGTCGAATTTTCGAGTCACGCGTCGCGGGCATGCCGCAAGTGGAGGGAGTCCACATGTAGACCGCGGAGTCTGTGTCGCAAGGACGCCGGTGAAAAGTGGCGGAGAAAACACGTAAAGTGGACGCGAATGTGctcaatttttccaattcgcAAAAATGCGAGTTGCAAAATAGGGCTAAAAAGCAgctcaaaatatatatatatatatatatacccttGCGAGCATGCTCAATTTTCActcttttttctgaacagatcatactttttttttttttttttttttttttttttcctggatCAAAAAATAGTGCTGTCCTGTGTGTGTACACGCGGTTTTCCCCTCCGCCGAAAAGACTtgagagcaaaaaaaaaaaaaaaaaaatatacctaCAGCGAGCGCGCCGTGTGCTTTCACAGAGTAATTATACACGCAATGTTGTTATACACGAAATGTTGTTATACACGCAATGCAGTTATACGTGCAATGCGCTTATACAAGCAACGTAACTTAAGCGCGCAGTTTAACGCGACTCGACAGACACGTAAGGAAACCCAATCAACCACCCACACGAGTTAGCCAAAAcggctgtaaaaaaaaaaaaaaaaaaaaaaaaaaaaaaaaatattgcagAGTCaggtaaaagagaaaaaatagaccCTCTTTACTGtaactaaaaaaaataaataaaaataaatttttatacaataaaataatacaacataaaatatacaatgtacaatatacacacacatctGAACAATGTCATTTTCCCATTgatcgttaaaaaaaaaaccttcggGCGCCAGAATGCTTCCTATATTAGCCACCTCTTCATTCATTTATTGTATATACACACTGCTCGCTTTGCTTAGCACTCCACTTATTAATTTAGTAGTTCATTTATTAATTTGCCTAGTTACCTACTTATTGCCTCTTCCACAATTTGGAAGACTCTCCCCTTGACAACTCGGAGGCATCTGCCGATAAAAACGTGCGCTAAGTTAAGTCTCGCCCATGCGACCTTCTCAGCGTAGACGTGTGTACAGATAGATTGACGCGTACATGCTCACTGAATGAGTAGAAgtatctcccccccccctaccGTTAATCGCCTTCCGATGTGTTATTAACTCattgaattaaaaaataaattaactaTACCTACCAGTAACGTGTTATCTAATGAAATGTGCACCTATTttatttagttttttttccatcccacATTGAAATGTATTCTGTAATTAATTAATCAACATAAATACACTCCTCCTGCAAACAACGTTGTGTATGTtgtttctcattttccttcacctG is a genomic window containing:
- a CDS encoding PITH domain-containing protein, putative gives rise to the protein MPISHHEGCGCKDADEVLRGGEFLLKYMDIEKVTALNEQVSGSCRKILKQYDDRLSPAYCESDADHELIINIPFTSPCKVVSLFLIGGEEGSYPKKIKIYSNREDIDFENIHDFKCVQELDLTEDYHGSVEYPLKVTSLFNVSHLTLYVCENYGAEITKIYYLGLKGVGTNYTRKAVEAVYEASPNLSDHKVKGAASKMHFSFDAF